The Kitasatospora paranensis genome has a window encoding:
- a CDS encoding class I SAM-dependent methyltransferase codes for MKPSPGGLFASTVPYYARFRPAYDPRLFALLGRRFSLDGSQRVLDLGAGSGALALPLAPLLRTVIAVDPEPAMLAEGRRLAARAGVSDIDWRLGSSDTLLAMDVGPVLLTVMGASFHWTDRERLLRDLDTLIEPGGAVVLATCGARHDDLEPPPWLRAVEEVRLRHLDPERLQGSGPAGYPDVRHQEVLLRSPFSRIEEVRWDRTVSRSVDEVVGLQLSYSFTSPAALGPDRAAFEHDLRQTLNTFAPNGGPFDERVRTEAVIAGRATASHRDPSQR; via the coding sequence GTGAAGCCCTCGCCCGGTGGGTTGTTTGCCTCGACAGTTCCGTACTACGCGAGGTTCCGGCCCGCGTACGATCCCCGCCTGTTCGCCCTGCTCGGCCGGCGCTTTTCGTTGGACGGCTCCCAGCGCGTGCTGGACCTGGGGGCGGGCAGCGGGGCTCTCGCACTGCCGCTGGCTCCCCTCCTGCGCACGGTGATCGCCGTCGATCCGGAGCCTGCCATGCTCGCCGAGGGCCGCCGGCTCGCCGCCAGGGCAGGGGTGAGCGATATCGACTGGCGACTCGGAAGCTCCGACACGCTTCTCGCGATGGACGTGGGACCGGTGCTGCTGACGGTGATGGGAGCCTCGTTCCACTGGACGGACCGGGAACGGCTGCTGCGCGACCTGGACACCCTGATCGAGCCCGGGGGTGCGGTGGTACTGGCGACCTGCGGAGCCCGGCACGACGACCTCGAACCGCCGCCCTGGCTGCGTGCGGTCGAGGAGGTCCGCCTACGGCATCTGGATCCGGAACGCCTGCAGGGATCCGGGCCGGCCGGGTACCCCGACGTGCGTCACCAGGAGGTCCTGCTCCGCTCGCCGTTCTCCCGGATCGAGGAGGTCCGCTGGGACCGGACGGTCAGCCGCAGCGTGGACGAGGTCGTCGGCCTTCAGCTCTCCTACAGCTTCACCAGCCCGGCCGCACTCGGCCCCGACCGGGCGGCCTTCGAGCATGACCTCCGACAGACCCTGAACACCTTCGCTCCCAACGGCGGTCCGTTTGACGAGCGTGTCCGCACCGAGGCTGTCATCGCCGGCCGTGCTACAGCCTCACACCGTGATCCATCTCAGCGCTAG
- a CDS encoding GAF domain-containing SpoIIE family protein phosphatase, producing MLAVPLVARDKPIGVLTLMRTAGTPEFSAGDIELAQDLARRAAVAIDNARHYARSQGITLELQRALLAEPGNPHPNLDLASRYLPSGTSSVVGGDWFEAVRLPFGRTLLVIGDVMGHGVEAAVDMSDYRSMLRYVAGADLPPHRILRQLDALISENESARPATCLLALADPARNRCTYASAGHLPPALIAPGRPTELVRIPTGPPLGTGVGGYEPAVGTLNPDEVVLLYTDGLVERRGEDIDDSLARLAGLHLPVAGSLDGLLDAVLHELAPRAAEDDIAVLAARVRPR from the coding sequence GTGCTCGCCGTTCCGCTGGTGGCCCGGGACAAACCGATCGGCGTGCTGACACTCATGCGGACGGCAGGCACCCCCGAGTTCTCGGCGGGCGACATCGAGCTGGCGCAGGACCTCGCCCGCAGGGCCGCCGTGGCCATCGACAACGCCCGCCACTACGCGCGTTCCCAGGGCATCACCCTGGAGCTCCAGCGGGCCCTGCTCGCCGAGCCGGGCAACCCGCACCCCAACCTGGACCTGGCCTCCCGCTACCTGCCCTCCGGCACCAGCTCGGTGGTCGGCGGCGACTGGTTCGAGGCCGTGCGCCTGCCGTTCGGCCGCACGCTGCTGGTGATCGGGGATGTGATGGGCCACGGCGTGGAGGCTGCCGTCGACATGAGCGACTACCGGTCGATGCTCCGCTACGTGGCCGGCGCCGACCTGCCCCCGCATCGCATCCTCCGGCAGCTGGATGCGCTCATCTCGGAGAACGAGTCGGCCCGGCCGGCCACCTGCCTGCTGGCCCTGGCCGACCCCGCCCGCAACCGGTGCACCTACGCGAGTGCGGGGCACCTGCCCCCGGCACTGATCGCCCCCGGACGGCCGACCGAACTCGTCCGGATCCCGACCGGCCCGCCGCTCGGGACCGGTGTCGGCGGCTACGAACCGGCCGTCGGCACGCTCAACCCCGACGAGGTCGTACTGCTGTACACCGACGGTCTGGTGGAGCGGCGCGGGGAGGACATCGACGACTCGCTCGCCCGGCTCGCCGGGCTCCACCTGCCCGTGGCGGGCAGCCTGGACGGACTGCTCGACGCGGTGCTGCACGAACTGGCCCCGCGAGCCGCCGAGGACGACATCGCCGTCCTCGCCGCCCGGGTCCGCCCCCGCTGA
- a CDS encoding PAS domain-containing protein produces the protein MHIGRRWTRRSAVAPGIVKPDTAGPARTPVRRPRTAPGLLPSLLDDSDAGGAVLGGDLRVREANHAFARMAGQQTPEGVVGLASEDLPPLAAAEIQELLRSVLADGRTRRFHVRTGPPGPAGATGRTGDAGNTGATGTCHRLTERGRALGLGVVLVADAPADMLTGAAATGAAAGTATDPAADLRHARRRITLLDAATAEVGTTLDMDTTCAELARFAVPRLSELATVDVLPITEPGSGAAGPSASGLSAAGRLHRAGLARVPALGGPTAALANPGEPVRHRAGSAAARSLAERRPVPADLGAAAADSSPWSPRGGRTAAPATAAPAASGAGPDVPTPRARSASGPGSAPCSPFRWWPGTNRSAC, from the coding sequence ATGCACATCGGACGGCGCTGGACGAGGCGGTCGGCGGTGGCCCCCGGAATCGTGAAACCGGACACCGCAGGGCCCGCGCGAACCCCTGTCCGGCGACCGCGGACGGCGCCCGGCCTCCTGCCGTCCCTGCTCGACGACAGCGACGCCGGCGGCGCCGTACTGGGCGGGGACCTACGGGTGCGCGAGGCCAACCACGCCTTCGCCCGGATGGCCGGACAGCAGACGCCCGAGGGCGTGGTCGGCCTGGCATCCGAGGACCTCCCACCGCTGGCCGCCGCCGAGATCCAGGAGCTCCTGCGGTCGGTACTCGCCGACGGCCGCACCCGCCGGTTCCACGTCCGCACCGGACCACCGGGCCCGGCCGGGGCGACGGGTCGGACCGGGGATGCCGGGAACACCGGGGCGACCGGGACCTGCCACCGGCTGACGGAGCGCGGACGGGCGCTGGGGCTCGGCGTCGTCCTGGTGGCGGACGCGCCCGCCGACATGCTTACTGGCGCGGCCGCGACCGGGGCGGCAGCCGGAACGGCGACCGACCCGGCCGCGGACCTCCGGCATGCCCGGCGCCGGATCACCCTGCTGGACGCGGCGACCGCCGAGGTCGGGACCACCCTCGACATGGACACCACCTGCGCGGAACTCGCCCGGTTCGCCGTCCCGCGGCTGTCCGAACTCGCCACCGTCGACGTCCTGCCGATCACCGAGCCGGGATCGGGAGCAGCCGGACCGTCGGCATCCGGGCTGTCCGCGGCCGGGCGTCTCCACCGGGCCGGGCTCGCCCGCGTTCCGGCGCTCGGCGGCCCGACGGCCGCGCTCGCCAACCCGGGCGAGCCCGTGCGGCACCGGGCGGGTTCGGCCGCGGCGAGAAGTCTTGCCGAGCGCCGGCCCGTGCCGGCCGACCTCGGTGCCGCGGCAGCGGACTCCTCCCCGTGGAGTCCGCGCGGGGGACGGACGGCCGCGCCGGCGACGGCGGCCCCGGCCGCGAGCGGGGCCGGCCCGGACGTCCCGACGCCGAGGGCGAGGTCTGCCTCCGGGCCGGGCTCCGCGCCGTGCTCGCCGTTCCGCTGGTGGCCCGGGACAAACCGATCGGCGTGCTGA
- a CDS encoding cellulase family glycosylhydrolase encodes MRLRLHLRPHLPARLRLQRRLVRRLGRSAAAFAAAAAIVAAPLGLQAAHAATPAPAAAAATAAAGTGYWHTSGRQILDEAGQPVRIAGINWFGFETGNYVAHGLWSRDYKSMIDQMKSLGYNTIRLPYSDDIFKGTAPASINTSGGMNADLVGLDSLGVMDKIVNYAGTVGLKVILDRHRPDSGGQSALWYTASVPESTWLADLKTIAARYAGNSAVVGIDLHNEPHDPACWGCGDTSVDWRLAAQRGGEAVLSANSKLLIFVEGIQTFNGSSYWWGGNLQGAGQYPVQLSVPNRVVYSAHDYATSVAQQTWFSDPSFPANMPGIWDKNWGYLFNQNIAPVWVGEFGTTLQATVDQTWLKALVQYLRPTAQYGADSFQWTFWSWNPNSGDTGGILNDDWTTVNTVKDAYLASIKAPGFGGTTGGGGGDTQAPTAPTGLAVTGTTSTGVSLSWTAATDNVGVTGYDVYRGTTKVGTATGTTYTDSGLTAATAYSYSVRARDAAGNVSAVSASVTATTASAGGSSGCTATVSLNDWGSGLTATVTVTNTGTRPTTGWQVAWTWPSGLTVTSSWSATVVQTGQNISATNLSYNGALAPAGSTSFGVQATRTVSGAAAGATPSCTATS; translated from the coding sequence ATGCGCCTTCGGCTGCACCTCCGGCCACATCTCCCCGCCCGGCTCCGCCTGCAACGACGCCTCGTGCGCCGGCTCGGCCGAAGCGCTGCGGCCTTCGCCGCGGCGGCGGCGATCGTTGCCGCGCCCTTGGGCCTGCAGGCGGCGCACGCCGCCACCCCCGCACCGGCTGCGGCTGCCGCGACGGCTGCGGCCGGTACCGGCTACTGGCACACCAGCGGGCGCCAGATCCTGGACGAGGCCGGCCAGCCCGTCCGGATCGCGGGCATCAACTGGTTCGGCTTCGAGACCGGCAACTACGTGGCCCACGGCCTGTGGAGCCGCGACTACAAGAGCATGATCGACCAGATGAAGTCGCTCGGCTACAACACCATCCGGCTGCCGTACAGCGACGACATCTTCAAGGGCACCGCCCCGGCCAGCATCAACACGTCCGGCGGCATGAACGCCGACCTGGTGGGCCTGGACTCGCTCGGCGTCATGGACAAGATCGTCAACTACGCCGGGACGGTCGGCCTCAAGGTCATCCTCGACCGGCACCGTCCGGACTCCGGCGGTCAGTCGGCGCTCTGGTACACCGCCTCCGTGCCGGAGAGCACCTGGCTCGCCGACCTGAAGACGATCGCCGCCCGCTATGCGGGCAACTCCGCCGTGGTCGGCATCGACCTGCACAACGAGCCGCACGACCCGGCCTGTTGGGGTTGCGGCGACACCTCCGTCGACTGGCGGCTGGCCGCCCAGCGCGGCGGCGAGGCGGTGCTCTCGGCCAACTCCAAGCTGCTGATCTTCGTCGAGGGGATCCAGACCTTCAACGGCAGCTCCTACTGGTGGGGCGGCAACCTCCAGGGCGCCGGCCAGTACCCCGTCCAACTGAGCGTGCCCAACCGGGTGGTGTACTCCGCGCACGACTACGCGACGAGCGTGGCCCAGCAGACCTGGTTCTCCGACCCGTCCTTCCCCGCCAACATGCCCGGCATCTGGGACAAGAACTGGGGCTACCTCTTCAACCAGAACATCGCGCCCGTCTGGGTCGGCGAGTTCGGCACCACCCTGCAGGCCACCGTGGACCAGACGTGGCTGAAGGCGCTCGTCCAGTACCTGCGGCCCACCGCGCAGTACGGTGCCGACTCGTTCCAGTGGACCTTCTGGTCGTGGAACCCCAACTCCGGTGACACCGGCGGCATCCTGAACGACGACTGGACGACGGTCAACACCGTCAAGGACGCCTACCTGGCGAGCATCAAGGCACCCGGGTTCGGTGGCACGACCGGTGGTGGTGGCGGCGACACCCAGGCGCCGACGGCCCCGACCGGCCTCGCCGTGACCGGCACGACCTCGACCGGTGTCTCGCTGTCCTGGACGGCGGCCACCGACAACGTCGGCGTCACCGGGTACGACGTCTACCGCGGCACCACCAAGGTCGGCACGGCCACCGGCACCACCTACACCGACAGCGGGCTGACGGCCGCCACCGCGTACAGCTACTCGGTGCGGGCCCGCGACGCGGCCGGCAACGTCTCCGCCGTCTCGGCGTCGGTGACCGCCACCACCGCGTCCGCCGGGGGCAGTTCCGGCTGCACCGCGACGGTGAGCCTGAACGACTGGGGCAGCGGCCTGACGGCCACGGTCACCGTCACCAACACCGGCACCCGGCCGACCACCGGCTGGCAGGTCGCCTGGACGTGGCCGTCCGGCCTGACCGTCACCAGCAGTTGGAGCGCCACGGTCGTCCAGACCGGACAGAACATCAGCGCCACCAACCTGTCGTACAACGGGGCGCTCGCGCCCGCGGGTTCGACCAGCTTCGGTGTCCAGGCCACCCGGACGGTGTCCGGTGCCGCGGCGGGTGCCACCCCCAGCTGCACCGCCACCTCCTGA
- a CDS encoding nucleotidyl transferase AbiEii/AbiGii toxin family protein, whose protein sequence is MQQRLFDPALKQFAEAFRPSDPRFPDPAADEAWRAARRAALDVVLAAVAGNGRADAPVLRGSVLLRTWYGAAAREPGDLDFVVPGDCDPHGSRTAALLDAVADGAEAASTGAVRFAARDAVSEDIWTYERVPGRRLVLPWEAEGTPGGVVQLDFVFGEYLPVPAEPVRLDPLSGTGTGVTLPAVTPELSLAWKLLWLVTDMYPQAKDLFDAVVLAENCTLGRELLRDVLVDSDPYYASHEVTAAMVDEAAAAVDWRSFDTEHGGLRATAGDLAARLNAALAPTFAVADPSDAV, encoded by the coding sequence GTGCAGCAGAGGCTCTTCGACCCCGCCCTCAAGCAGTTCGCCGAAGCCTTTCGCCCCAGTGACCCGCGGTTCCCCGATCCGGCCGCGGACGAGGCCTGGCGCGCGGCGCGGCGGGCGGCCCTGGACGTGGTGCTGGCCGCCGTCGCCGGCAACGGCCGGGCGGATGCGCCGGTGCTCCGCGGCAGCGTCCTGCTCCGCACCTGGTACGGCGCGGCCGCGCGCGAGCCCGGAGACCTCGACTTCGTCGTCCCCGGCGACTGCGACCCGCACGGCAGCAGGACGGCTGCCCTGCTGGACGCGGTCGCCGACGGGGCCGAGGCGGCGTCCACCGGCGCCGTGCGGTTCGCCGCCCGGGACGCGGTGAGCGAGGACATCTGGACGTACGAGCGCGTCCCGGGACGGCGGTTGGTGCTGCCGTGGGAGGCCGAGGGGACGCCGGGCGGCGTTGTCCAGCTGGACTTCGTGTTCGGTGAGTACCTGCCGGTGCCGGCCGAGCCCGTCCGGCTCGACCCGCTCTCGGGCACCGGCACGGGTGTCACGCTTCCCGCGGTCACGCCGGAGCTTTCGCTGGCCTGGAAGCTGCTGTGGCTGGTGACGGACATGTATCCGCAGGCCAAGGACCTCTTCGACGCCGTGGTGCTCGCCGAGAACTGCACCCTGGGACGCGAGCTGCTCAGGGACGTCCTCGTCGACAGCGATCCCTACTACGCCTCGCATGAAGTCACGGCGGCCATGGTCGACGAGGCGGCCGCCGCCGTCGACTGGCGCTCCTTCGACACCGAGCACGGCGGGCTGCGGGCCACCGCGGGCGACCTGGCGGCCCGGCTGAACGCCGCCCTGGCCCCGACCTTCGCCGTGGCCGACCCCTCCGATGCCGTGTAG
- a CDS encoding GNAT family N-acetyltransferase: MTELRFTRVDADAPDGDALLADWRHVHNTIIPTDPLSADDVRARSRRNRLDVAHLGDTLVGCSTVRPPDDETPAATVIARILPAHRRQGLGRALYEHALAQAAHLTADGIETIVLASNHDGLEFARARGFVEVASDLLPGDTVPYLTLALR; this comes from the coding sequence ATGACCGAACTCCGCTTCACCCGCGTGGACGCCGACGCGCCGGACGGCGATGCCCTGCTCGCGGACTGGCGGCACGTCCACAACACGATCATCCCGACCGACCCGCTGTCGGCCGACGACGTGCGGGCCCGCAGCCGCCGCAACCGGCTCGACGTGGCCCACCTCGGCGATACCCTGGTGGGCTGCTCCACGGTGCGGCCGCCGGACGACGAGACGCCCGCCGCCACCGTGATCGCCCGCATCCTGCCCGCCCACCGACGGCAGGGCCTCGGCCGCGCGCTGTACGAGCACGCCCTGGCTCAGGCCGCACACCTCACCGCCGACGGGATCGAGACGATCGTCCTGGCCTCCAACCACGACGGACTGGAGTTCGCCCGGGCCCGCGGATTCGTCGAGGTCGCCAGCGACCTGCTGCCCGGCGACACCGTGCCCTACCTCACCCTCGCCCTGCGCTGA
- a CDS encoding glycoside hydrolase family 6 protein has translation MSRPRPSRRIAAVSAVLATAAVCCLPATADASTRTTAGADRAPAPGSSFYVDLDSKAVHQAATDLRAGDYGDALAMARMASYPVAQWFNGTATPGETTTAMARLQSRAALQRQVPVAVAYNVPGRDCSQYSAGGASNATEYAAWVDALAQGIGDHRTVVVLEPDGLALSPAFCGGTAQQQTDRLAEINGAVDRLVAQPNAAVYLDAGHSAWQNTGTMARLLVDGGVNRAQGFFLNVSNYQKDADLVRYGTQVAKCTWYLTNTAGASPDDCANQYWPQADADAWYAAHVPADAKLPHFVIDSSRNGQGPWTPTADYPDAQTWCNPPGRGLGTRPTADTHTALLDAFLWVKVPGESDGSCTRGTTGGTDPEYGAADPAAGAWWADQAHSLAAHASPALRFNLPVNDGH, from the coding sequence GTGTCCCGCCCCCGCCCCAGCCGTCGTATCGCGGCCGTGAGCGCCGTGCTCGCCACCGCCGCGGTCTGCTGCCTCCCCGCGACCGCCGACGCGTCCACCCGGACGACCGCGGGTGCCGACCGGGCTCCGGCCCCCGGCAGCAGCTTCTACGTCGACCTCGACAGCAAGGCCGTGCACCAGGCCGCCACCGACCTCCGCGCCGGCGACTACGGCGACGCCCTGGCGATGGCCCGGATGGCCTCGTACCCGGTCGCCCAGTGGTTCAACGGCACGGCGACACCCGGCGAGACCACCACTGCGATGGCCCGGCTGCAGAGCCGCGCCGCTCTCCAACGGCAGGTCCCGGTCGCGGTCGCGTACAACGTCCCCGGCCGCGACTGCTCGCAGTACTCCGCCGGCGGCGCCTCCAACGCCACCGAGTACGCGGCCTGGGTCGACGCCCTCGCCCAGGGCATCGGCGACCACCGCACGGTGGTCGTCCTGGAGCCCGACGGGCTGGCCCTCAGCCCCGCATTCTGCGGCGGCACCGCCCAGCAGCAGACCGACCGGCTGGCCGAGATCAACGGCGCCGTCGACCGGCTGGTGGCCCAGCCCAACGCCGCCGTCTACCTCGACGCCGGCCACAGCGCCTGGCAGAACACCGGCACCATGGCCCGGCTCCTGGTCGACGGAGGCGTGAACCGGGCCCAGGGCTTCTTCCTCAACGTCTCCAACTACCAGAAGGACGCCGACCTGGTGCGCTACGGCACCCAGGTGGCCAAGTGCACCTGGTACCTGACCAACACCGCCGGCGCCTCCCCCGACGACTGCGCCAACCAGTACTGGCCGCAGGCGGATGCGGACGCCTGGTACGCCGCCCACGTGCCCGCCGACGCCAAGCTGCCGCACTTCGTCATCGACAGCAGCCGCAACGGCCAGGGACCGTGGACTCCGACCGCCGACTACCCGGACGCCCAGACCTGGTGCAACCCGCCCGGCCGCGGCCTCGGCACCCGGCCCACCGCGGACACGCACACCGCGCTGCTCGACGCCTTCCTGTGGGTCAAGGTACCGGGCGAGTCCGACGGCAGCTGCACCCGCGGCACCACCGGCGGCACCGATCCCGAGTACGGAGCGGCCGACCCCGCCGCCGGCGCCTGGTGGGCCGACCAGGCGCACTCGCTGGCCGCCCACGCCTCGCCCGCCCTGCGCTTCAACCTCCCGGTGAACGACGGACACTGA
- a CDS encoding DUF3626 domain-containing protein: MSADTSFAPHERALRHVASLSRGGPLDPALSITLNFHPDRTADGRPILERLADDGVYHSQFVTGTSNGGLTAHPGGDRWRWENRIFGGAYDNAAAHQRPVYGALDFRRSPFGAAPRFGSAHLRLRPEALARTTLCYPDSAAEPADFGVADRCSLVALAEADDRDTLDDYVEAQVHGPVRLAGDVEALVLDPGHRGTAVETAAGRLPFPVEWHPGFRLTVDHLRRHPDYRGPEFVALGARIAQDGLLDPRILGDAANTGRHDPQALKRVWHCLARFGRPSRSAPPCCPPD, translated from the coding sequence ATGAGTGCCGACACCTCCTTCGCGCCGCACGAGCGGGCCCTGCGGCACGTCGCGTCGCTGTCCCGCGGCGGCCCGCTCGACCCGGCCCTGTCGATCACCCTGAACTTCCACCCGGACCGCACCGCCGACGGCCGCCCGATCCTGGAGCGGCTGGCCGACGACGGCGTCTACCACTCCCAGTTCGTCACCGGGACCAGCAACGGCGGCCTCACTGCCCACCCGGGCGGCGACCGGTGGCGCTGGGAGAACCGGATCTTCGGCGGCGCCTACGACAACGCCGCCGCCCACCAACGGCCGGTCTACGGCGCCCTCGACTTCCGCCGCTCCCCGTTCGGGGCCGCACCCCGGTTCGGGTCCGCACACCTCCGACTGCGTCCGGAGGCACTCGCCCGGACGACCCTCTGCTACCCGGACAGCGCCGCCGAGCCTGCCGACTTCGGTGTGGCCGACCGCTGTTCGCTCGTCGCACTGGCCGAGGCCGACGACCGGGACACCCTCGACGACTACGTCGAGGCCCAGGTCCACGGCCCCGTGCGGCTCGCGGGCGACGTCGAGGCGCTGGTCCTCGATCCCGGGCACCGGGGCACGGCCGTCGAAACGGCGGCCGGCCGGCTTCCGTTCCCGGTCGAGTGGCACCCCGGGTTCCGGCTCACCGTGGACCACCTGCGGCGCCATCCCGACTACCGCGGGCCGGAGTTCGTCGCGCTCGGCGCCCGGATCGCCCAGGACGGCCTGCTGGACCCGCGGATCCTCGGCGACGCCGCCAACACCGGACGGCACGACCCGCAGGCGCTCAAGCGGGTGTGGCACTGTCTGGCCCGCTTCGGCCGACCGAGCCGGTCGGCGCCGCCGTGCTGCCCGCCCGACTGA